One genomic window of Clostridium taeniosporum includes the following:
- a CDS encoding Card1-like endonuclease domain-containing protein: protein MKKDILINLIDEHNEGNLLATDKFRPDRVIYLGNREDFQLYEKLKKYHIEIFPSIEIENYNIGEGNIKEIENLLNKLDVEKTIINVTGGKRINSLILTNKALLKGFKSIYIDILNKRIYEFGNETKSNLVEFKDIYLEDILKITGVNILLDSSKISRYSDVINITKKIYYNLGIWYKYKKLLYDNNLFIHDYSQGNKVTINILNLHENDEKRILNSCLNYLENIGAIKYRKNKNNIEVYFQKDYLKGFIFKSGTWLEVLTNIVVREIKEIDDVKSGVTFVWNNTESKVKNELDVLAVKDDVLICISCKDSAKYDEDALNELDVYSKRLGGKNSKKILVATQEPCKRCIKERAEMMGISLIILDKDIDKFKNELKRAIIK, encoded by the coding sequence ATGAAAAAAGATATTTTAATTAACTTAATAGATGAGCATAATGAAGGAAATTTATTGGCTACTGATAAATTTAGACCTGATAGAGTAATTTATTTAGGAAATAGAGAAGATTTTCAGTTATATGAAAAGTTAAAGAAATATCATATAGAGATTTTTCCAAGTATTGAAATAGAAAATTATAATATAGGCGAAGGAAATATAAAAGAAATAGAAAATTTATTAAATAAATTAGATGTAGAAAAAACTATAATAAATGTGACTGGTGGAAAGAGAATAAATTCATTAATTTTAACAAATAAAGCATTACTCAAAGGATTTAAGTCTATATATATAGATATATTAAATAAAAGAATATATGAATTTGGAAATGAAACTAAAAGCAACTTAGTAGAGTTTAAAGACATATATTTAGAGGATATATTGAAAATAACTGGTGTAAATATTTTATTAGATTCCAGTAAAATAAGTAGATATTCTGATGTAATTAATATAACAAAGAAGATATATTATAATTTAGGAATATGGTATAAATATAAGAAACTTTTATATGATAATAATTTATTTATTCATGATTATTCCCAAGGAAATAAAGTAACTATAAATATACTTAATTTACATGAGAATGATGAAAAAAGAATATTAAATTCTTGTTTAAATTATTTAGAAAATATTGGTGCAATAAAATATAGAAAAAATAAAAATAATATAGAAGTTTATTTTCAAAAAGATTATTTAAAGGGATTTATATTTAAGAGTGGTACTTGGTTAGAGGTATTAACGAATATAGTTGTTAGAGAAATTAAAGAAATTGATGATGTTAAGAGTGGAGTTACATTTGTATGGAATAATACTGAAAGTAAAGTTAAAAATGAATTAGACGTATTAGCTGTAAAAGATGATGTTTTAATATGCATATCATGCAAAGATAGTGCTAAATATGATGAAGATGCATTAAATGAATTAGATGTATATAGTAAAAGATTAGGTGGAAAAAATTCAAAGAAAATATTAGTTGCAACTCAAGAACCATGTAAAAGGTGCATTAAAGAAAGAGCTGAAATGATGGGGATTAGTTTAATTATATTAGATAAAGATATAGATAAATTTAAAAATGAGTTAAAAAGAGCAATTATTAAATAA
- a CDS encoding phosphatidylserine decarboxylase, which yields MIKVYNRITHEYEEENIAGKKFIKWTYETPIGKSITELITKRKIFSKIYGKFCDTKFSAKKIPDFVKDFNIDMSIAEKDISEFNSFNDFFVRNLTSTSRPIDQNKDIFISPGDGRITIYDNIDLNNIVQIKGLTYSLKELIKNDVIAEKYRNGICIILRLCPTDYHRFHFVDSGIPCETHKIKGNYYSVNPIALNSIPKLFCENKREWCLFKSENFGEILTIEVGATCVGSIIQTYTPNKRVIKGEEKGYFKFGGSTTILFLEKDKVQIDSDVLEQSKQGYECKVLFGEKIGTKISK from the coding sequence ATGATTAAAGTATATAACAGAATTACCCACGAATATGAAGAAGAAAATATCGCTGGTAAGAAATTTATTAAATGGACTTATGAAACACCAATAGGAAAAAGCATAACAGAATTAATTACAAAAAGAAAAATTTTCTCAAAAATTTATGGTAAATTTTGTGATACAAAATTTAGTGCTAAAAAAATACCTGACTTTGTTAAAGACTTTAATATTGATATGAGTATTGCAGAAAAAGATATTTCTGAATTTAATTCATTTAATGATTTCTTTGTTAGAAATTTAACATCTACTTCAAGACCAATAGATCAAAATAAAGACATTTTTATTTCTCCTGGAGATGGAAGAATTACTATTTATGATAATATAGATTTAAATAATATTGTTCAAATAAAAGGCTTAACGTATAGTTTAAAAGAATTAATAAAAAATGATGTAATAGCAGAAAAATATCGAAATGGAATTTGCATAATTTTAAGATTATGTCCTACTGATTATCATAGATTTCACTTTGTAGATTCTGGTATTCCTTGTGAAACTCACAAGATAAAAGGGAATTATTATTCAGTAAATCCTATAGCTCTTAATTCAATTCCAAAATTATTTTGTGAAAATAAAAGAGAATGGTGCTTATTTAAATCAGAAAACTTTGGTGAAATATTAACAATAGAAGTAGGGGCTACTTGTGTTGGTTCAATAATTCAAACATATACACCTAATAAAAGAGTAATAAAGGGTGAAGAAAAAGGATACTTTAAATTTGGTGGATCTACAACTATCCTATTCTTAGAAAAAGATAAAGTACAAATAGATTCTGATGTTTTAGAACAATCAAAACAAGGCTATGAATGTAAAGTATTATTTGGAGAAAAGATTGGAACTAAAATCTCTAAATAA
- a CDS encoding TetR/AcrR family transcriptional regulator, whose protein sequence is MNKTKKLIFDSAIEVFSKSGYRGATMDEIATNAGLAKGTLYYNFNSKEEIFNFIVDNGLKILNDEIIAIDESNDDIIEKLKKICKIQLTFLYEHNSFFRVVMSQLWGDEERQVILREKVRSHIKQIELYIQIGIKEGYIRNGDSEVIAYEFFGTLCSAAIYELINIDKVSLEDIINKTLGFIFNGLISHIQINN, encoded by the coding sequence GTGAATAAAACAAAGAAATTGATTTTTGATTCTGCAATAGAAGTTTTTTCAAAATCAGGGTATAGGGGAGCAACAATGGATGAAATAGCAACCAATGCAGGGCTTGCTAAGGGAACACTATATTATAATTTTAATAGTAAGGAAGAGATATTTAATTTTATAGTTGATAACGGACTTAAAATACTTAATGATGAGATTATAGCTATAGATGAATCAAATGATGATATAATAGAAAAGTTAAAAAAAATATGTAAAATACAATTAACTTTTCTTTATGAGCATAATAGCTTTTTTAGAGTGGTAATGAGTCAATTATGGGGAGATGAAGAGAGACAAGTTATTTTACGTGAAAAGGTAAGAAGTCATATAAAGCAAATAGAACTTTATATACAAATAGGTATAAAAGAAGGCTACATTAGAAACGGTGATAGTGAAGTTATAGCTTATGAATTTTTTGGAACATTATGCTCGGCAGCTATATATGAATTAATAAATATAGACAAAGTCAGTTTAGAAGATATAATCAATAAAACTTTAGGATTTATATTTAACGGTTTAATAAGTCACATTCAAATAAATAACTAG
- a CDS encoding ferredoxin hydrogenase, producing MNEKEVSVKEEGKTILEVALENNIDIPTLCYLNDCSNTGKCGVCAVEIEGQDELALACETVVQDKMVIRTDSEKVQESVKSRVAELLDKHEFKCGPCKRREDCEFLKLVIKTKARANKPFIVKDKSEYIDDRSKSIVIDRSKCVLCGRCEAACSDRTATNSIKIVDDNGNKKISAVDGKCFDDTNCLLCGQCIAACPVDALSEKSHTERVQNALEDPSKHVIVAMAPSVRAAMGEAFKMGYGVDVTGKIYTALRMLGFDKVFDINFGADMTIMEEATELISRINEGGPFPMFTSCCPSWVREVENYFPEFIHNLSSAKSPQQIFGAASKTYYPEIEGLDPKNVFTVTIMPCTSKKFEADREEMENNGLRNIDAVLTTRELAKMIKNAKINFASLEDSEVDPAMGEYTGAGAIFGATGGVMEAALRTAKDFVENKSLEEIEYKEVRGLEGIKEATVTIGGKEYNIAVINGADNVFEFVKSGKMEEKQYHFIEVMSCPGGCVNGGGQPHVNSKDRSKVDIRTVRASVLYNQDKELAKRKSHENASLLKMYETYMGKPGEGLAHKLLHVKYKKK from the coding sequence ATGAATGAAAAAGAGGTTTCTGTTAAAGAAGAAGGTAAAACTATTTTAGAAGTGGCATTAGAGAATAATATAGACATACCAACCTTATGCTATTTAAATGATTGTAGTAACACAGGAAAATGTGGAGTGTGTGCAGTTGAAATAGAAGGACAAGATGAATTAGCATTAGCTTGCGAAACAGTAGTTCAAGATAAGATGGTTATAAGAACTGATTCAGAAAAGGTACAAGAATCTGTTAAATCAAGAGTAGCTGAATTGTTAGACAAGCATGAATTTAAATGTGGTCCTTGTAAAAGAAGAGAAGATTGTGAATTTTTAAAATTAGTAATAAAAACTAAGGCTAGAGCAAACAAGCCATTTATAGTCAAAGACAAATCAGAATACATAGATGATAGAAGTAAATCAATTGTTATAGATAGAAGCAAATGTGTACTTTGTGGAAGATGTGAAGCTGCTTGTAGTGATAGAACAGCTACAAATTCTATAAAAATTGTTGATGATAATGGTAATAAGAAGATATCAGCTGTTGATGGAAAATGCTTTGATGATACAAATTGTCTATTATGCGGTCAATGTATAGCAGCATGTCCAGTAGACGCGTTATCAGAAAAATCTCATACTGAAAGAGTACAAAATGCTTTAGAAGATCCAAGTAAACATGTAATAGTTGCAATGGCTCCATCAGTTAGAGCTGCAATGGGTGAAGCATTTAAAATGGGTTACGGTGTAGATGTAACAGGTAAGATATATACTGCTTTAAGAATGTTAGGATTTGATAAAGTATTTGATATAAACTTTGGTGCAGATATGACAATAATGGAAGAAGCAACAGAACTTATCAGTAGAATAAATGAAGGTGGTCCATTCCCGATGTTTACATCTTGTTGTCCATCGTGGGTAAGAGAAGTTGAAAATTACTTCCCAGAATTTATACATAATTTATCTAGTGCAAAGTCACCACAACAAATTTTTGGTGCTGCAAGTAAAACATATTATCCAGAAATAGAAGGATTAGATCCAAAAAATGTATTTACAGTTACTATAATGCCTTGTACTTCGAAGAAATTTGAAGCTGACAGAGAAGAAATGGAAAATAACGGATTAAGAAACATAGATGCTGTACTTACAACAAGAGAATTAGCAAAAATGATTAAAAATGCAAAAATAAATTTTGCTAGTTTAGAAGATAGTGAAGTAGATCCAGCTATGGGAGAATATACTGGTGCAGGTGCTATATTTGGTGCTACTGGTGGTGTTATGGAAGCAGCTTTAAGAACTGCAAAAGACTTCGTAGAAAATAAATCATTAGAAGAAATCGAATATAAAGAAGTAAGAGGATTAGAAGGAATCAAAGAAGCTACTGTTACAATAGGTGGAAAAGAATATAATATAGCTGTAATAAATGGAGCAGATAATGTATTTGAGTTTGTTAAGAGTGGAAAAATGGAAGAAAAACAATACCACTTTATTGAAGTAATGTCTTGTCCAGGTGGATGCGTAAATGGTGGAGGACAACCTCACGTAAATTCAAAAGATAGAAGTAAGGTTGATATTAGAACAGTAAGAGCATCAGTATTATATAACCAAGATAAGGAATTAGCTAAGAGAAAATCTCATGAAAATGCATCGTTATTAAAGATGTATGAAACATATATGGGTAAACCAGGAGAAGGATTAGCTCATAAATTATTACATGTAAAATACAAGAAAAAATAA
- a CDS encoding HAD-IIB family hydrolase, with translation MKLLASDLDGTLVAGNELRNDKDLTLINKLKEYGHKLIVSTGRSYDMVIPLMEKYNIEYDYLLLCNGGLIMNRDHDKVFDEWVSNKISNKIINDYYNNETLVYLDNYKNSIFIDNPEIYKSKVGDMMDFFTRKIYIEEALSSKDNYKIISLAPIDKDQVKAEKIKNDIIENYGEYVEAYRNKFFVDIVPKGCSKGNALKRILEVENISKDNLYVVGDSFNDVSMFNITYNSYTFNDSEDEVKEVANNKVNYVYEVIEELLTK, from the coding sequence ATGAAGCTTTTAGCAAGTGATTTAGATGGAACTTTAGTAGCTGGAAATGAGTTACGAAATGATAAGGATTTAACTTTAATAAATAAACTTAAAGAATATGGACATAAATTAATAGTATCAACAGGTAGAAGCTATGATATGGTTATACCTTTGATGGAAAAGTATAATATAGAATATGATTATTTATTGCTTTGTAATGGAGGTTTAATCATGAATAGAGACCATGATAAGGTATTTGATGAATGGGTATCTAATAAAATTTCAAATAAAATAATAAATGATTATTATAATAATGAAACTTTAGTTTATCTTGATAATTATAAAAACTCTATTTTTATAGATAATCCTGAAATTTATAAATCTAAGGTTGGAGATATGATGGATTTCTTTACAAGAAAAATATATATAGAAGAGGCTTTATCATCAAAAGATAATTATAAAATAATAAGTTTAGCTCCTATAGATAAAGATCAAGTTAAGGCTGAAAAAATAAAAAATGATATAATAGAAAATTATGGGGAATATGTAGAAGCATATAGAAATAAATTTTTTGTTGATATAGTACCAAAAGGGTGTTCAAAGGGTAATGCACTTAAGAGGATATTAGAGGTAGAAAATATTTCAAAAGATAATCTTTATGTTGTCGGTGATTCATTTAATGATGTTTCAATGTTTAACATAACTTATAATAGCTATACATTTAATGATTCGGAAGATGAGGTTAAAGAAGTGGCTAATAATAAAGTTAACTATGTATATGAAGTTATTGAAGAGCTGTTGACTAAGTAA
- a CDS encoding IS256 family transposase, translating into MRVPDINYQEEIKKCKSMDDVVGKNGLMQRLLKDVMQQLLEAEMEEHLGREKYERTDNDSDKNYRNGYSKKDVRSSYGEIPIDIPRDRKSEFEPRTIRKYETDCNELDKKIIGLYARGMSTRDIQSELEELYGIDVSPSMISKITDKVMIAAAEWQNRMLDPVYPIVYMDAIHFKVRDEHRIVTKAAYICMGVDMEGYKDILGIWIGEAEGAKFWLSVCNDLNNRGVKDILIACMDGLRGLPDAIKAVFPKVCIQNCIIHQIRNSMKYVSYKNRKEFMKDLKLVYKADTEEIALTQLDRLKNKWDDVYSTVIDSWYENWDRLSTYFSYTKEIRKMIYTTNALEGFNRQLRKFTKIRTVFPTDDSLRKSLYLATDQVMKKWTSPIANWGITLLKLEIMFKDRIEEALAI; encoded by the coding sequence ATGAGAGTACCAGATATAAATTATCAAGAAGAAATAAAGAAATGCAAAAGTATGGACGATGTTGTGGGTAAGAATGGGTTAATGCAAAGATTATTAAAAGATGTTATGCAACAACTACTTGAAGCTGAAATGGAAGAACATTTAGGTAGAGAAAAATATGAGAGAACCGATAACGATAGTGACAAGAATTATAGAAATGGGTATTCAAAAAAAGATGTTAGAAGCAGCTACGGGGAGATACCTATAGATATTCCTAGAGATAGAAAATCAGAGTTTGAACCAAGAACTATAAGAAAATATGAAACTGATTGTAATGAATTAGATAAAAAAATAATTGGTTTATATGCTCGTGGAATGTCTACAAGAGACATTCAATCCGAACTGGAAGAATTATATGGAATAGATGTATCTCCATCAATGATATCTAAAATAACAGATAAAGTAATGATTGCAGCTGCTGAATGGCAAAATAGAATGTTAGATCCTGTGTATCCTATAGTTTATATGGATGCTATTCATTTTAAAGTGAGAGACGAACATAGAATAGTTACAAAGGCTGCTTATATTTGCATGGGTGTTGATATGGAAGGCTATAAAGATATATTAGGAATATGGATTGGCGAAGCCGAAGGAGCAAAATTTTGGCTTAGCGTTTGTAATGATTTAAATAATCGTGGTGTTAAAGACATATTAATTGCATGTATGGACGGTTTAAGAGGATTACCAGATGCTATTAAAGCTGTTTTTCCAAAAGTATGTATTCAAAATTGCATAATACATCAAATAAGAAATTCAATGAAATATGTATCATATAAAAATAGAAAAGAATTTATGAAAGACTTAAAACTGGTGTATAAAGCAGATACAGAGGAGATAGCGCTAACGCAGCTCGATAGGCTAAAGAATAAATGGGATGATGTTTATAGTACTGTAATAGATTCATGGTATGAAAATTGGGATAGATTGTCTACATATTTTTCATATACTAAAGAAATTAGAAAAATGATTTACACTACTAATGCACTAGAAGGATTTAATAGGCAATTAAGAAAATTCACTAAAATTAGAACAGTATTTCCAACAGATGATTCTTTGCGAAAATCATTATATTTAGCAACAGATCAAGTTATGAAAAAATGGACTTCACCAATAGCTAATTGGGGAATAACTCTTTTAAAATTAGAAATAATGTTCAAAGATAGAATCGAGGAAGCGTTAGCAATATAG
- a CDS encoding ABC-F family ATP-binding cassette domain-containing protein, producing the protein MITVSNVSLRFGGRKLFEDVNLKFTPGNCYGVIGANGAGKSTFLKILSGEVEANTGEVIIAPNTRMSVLEQNHYKYDEFQVLETVIMGNERLYQIMKEKDEIYAKPDFSDEDGIRASELEGEFAELNGWEAESEASTILQGLGIGTDYHFKNMSELKEAEKVKVLLAQALFGNPGILILDEPTNGLDLKAVNWLEEFLGNFDGTVIVVSHDRHFLNSVCTQMADVDFGKIKIYVGNYDFWYESSQLALQMSKDQNKKKEEKIKELQDFIARFSANASKSKQATSRKKLLDKITLDDIQPSSRKYPFVGFKPEREVGNDILTVKDLSKTIDGVKVLDNVNFLVNKGDKIALIGNEIAVTTLFKILAGEMEPDSGEYKWGITITNSYFPNDNSEYFDDCHLSLVDWLRQYSEEKSESYIRGFLGRMLFSGEEALKEADVLSGGEKVRCMLSKMMLSNANVLMLDQPTNHLDLESITAVNNGLRDYNSNILFASHDHQFVQTIANRIIDIKDDGSIVDRTMSFDEYLAFAASNK; encoded by the coding sequence TTGATAACTGTATCAAATGTTAGTCTTAGATTTGGTGGACGTAAACTTTTTGAGGACGTAAACCTTAAATTCACTCCAGGAAATTGTTATGGAGTTATTGGAGCAAATGGTGCTGGTAAAAGTACATTTCTTAAAATATTATCAGGTGAAGTTGAAGCTAATACTGGTGAAGTTATAATCGCTCCTAATACAAGAATGTCAGTTTTAGAACAAAATCACTATAAATATGATGAATTTCAAGTTCTTGAAACTGTAATAATGGGTAATGAACGATTATATCAAATCATGAAAGAAAAAGATGAGATATATGCAAAACCTGATTTTTCTGATGAAGATGGTATTAGAGCTTCTGAATTAGAAGGTGAATTTGCTGAACTTAATGGTTGGGAAGCAGAATCAGAAGCATCTACAATCTTACAAGGTTTAGGAATAGGAACTGACTACCACTTTAAAAATATGTCTGAATTAAAAGAAGCTGAAAAAGTTAAAGTTCTTTTAGCTCAAGCTTTATTCGGAAATCCTGGAATATTAATTCTAGACGAACCTACTAACGGTCTTGATTTAAAGGCTGTAAACTGGTTAGAAGAATTCTTAGGAAACTTTGATGGAACTGTTATAGTTGTATCACATGATAGGCATTTCCTAAACTCAGTTTGTACTCAAATGGCTGATGTTGACTTTGGAAAAATTAAGATTTATGTTGGTAACTATGATTTCTGGTATGAATCAAGTCAATTAGCTCTTCAAATGTCAAAAGATCAAAATAAGAAAAAAGAAGAAAAAATTAAAGAATTACAAGACTTTATTGCAAGGTTTAGTGCTAATGCTTCTAAATCTAAGCAAGCTACTTCAAGAAAGAAATTGTTAGATAAAATCACATTAGATGATATTCAACCATCAAGTAGAAAATATCCTTTCGTAGGATTTAAACCTGAAAGAGAAGTTGGTAATGATATATTAACTGTTAAAGATCTTTCAAAAACTATTGATGGAGTTAAGGTTTTAGATAATGTAAACTTCTTAGTTAATAAGGGTGATAAAATTGCTCTTATAGGTAATGAAATTGCTGTAACTACATTATTTAAAATACTAGCTGGAGAAATGGAACCAGATAGTGGTGAATATAAATGGGGAATAACTATAACAAACTCTTACTTCCCAAATGATAACTCAGAATACTTTGATGATTGTCATCTGTCTTTAGTTGATTGGCTTAGACAATATTCTGAAGAAAAATCTGAAAGTTATATAAGAGGTTTCTTAGGAAGAATGTTATTCTCTGGAGAAGAAGCATTAAAAGAAGCTGATGTATTATCTGGAGGAGAAAAGGTTAGATGTATGTTATCTAAAATGATGCTTTCTAACGCAAATGTGTTAATGTTAGATCAACCTACTAACCACTTAGACCTTGAATCAATCACTGCAGTAAATAACGGATTAAGAGATTATAATAGTAACATACTATTTGCTTCACATGACCATCAATTTGTTCAAACTATAGCAAATAGAATTATTGATATCAAAGATGATGGATCTATTGTTGATAGAACTATGAGTTTTGATGAATACTTAGCATTTGCTGCATCAAATAAATAA